One Oscarella lobularis chromosome 18, ooOscLobu1.1, whole genome shotgun sequence genomic window, GCGCCTCTCTACGCAGCCGAACGCGCGCTCGACACGCTCAACTACGAACCGATCAAAGGCGTTCCCATGCGCATCATGTGGTCCCAGCGCGatccgtcgcttcgtcgatcggGCGTCGGAAACATTTTCATAAAGAATCTCGACAAGAGCATCGACAATAAGGCGCTCTACGACACGTTCAGCGCATTCGGGAACATTCTCAGTTGCAAGGTGGTCAACGATCCGACGGGCGCATCCAAAGGATACGGTTTCGTTCATTTCGAAATGCAAGAAGCCGCCGACAAGGCGATAACCAAAGTGAACGGAATGTTACTCAACGACAAAAAAGTGTACGTTTTTCTagttatgacgtcagagttatgatgacgtcacttttttcttctagctACGTGAGTCATTTTATGAATCGGAGGGAGAGACTTGAGAAGCTCGGTCAACAGGCGAAAAAATTCACGAATGTTTACGTGAAGAATTttccggaggagtacgaCGAGGAGCAGTTTCGTGAGCTCTTCGAAACCTATGGCACGATCGTCAGTTTGAAGCTCATGTCCGACATGTCGACGGGAAAATCCAAGGGATTCGGATTCGTCAGCTTCGAGAGCCACGACGCCGCTCAAAACGTAGCGTAGAATATTcgttatttctttttttctattgatttttttaggctgTCGATGATATGAATGGGAAAGAGATTGAAGGGAAGAAGATCTACGCCGGTCGCGcgcagaagaagagcgaacGACAGCAGGAACTTCGCGCTCGTTTCGAGCAACTTCGTCAGGAGAGAATCAATCGCTATCAAGGCGTCAATCTCTATATTAaaaatctcgacgacgaagtcgacgacgagaaattgagAACGGAATTCTCGCCGTACGGAACCATAACGAGTGCAAAAGTAGGAGAAATAGatataaaaaaaaatttcgggAGTGGgggaaaatttttcttctaggttATGGTGGATGATAAATTGAGGTCCAAGGGATTTGGATTCGTTTGCTTTTCGTCGCCCGAGgaggcgacgaaagcggtCACGGAAATGAACGGTCGCATCATCGTGACGAAGCCGCTCTACGTCGCCTTGGCGCAGCGTCGCGAGGAACGTCGCGCTCAGCTCACCGCTCACTACATGCAGCGCGTCGGGCCGGCGCAGTATCGCGGAATGCCGCAGGTGAGTCCGCGAAACGAAAACCAAAAGTGTCCCATGTAATCATTTCGATTTCTCTTCCCCACGCGCGAAAGGGGGGGCAATTGGTAGGTGGTTTTCCGCAAGCGTTTCCCATGCAATTCCAAGGATTCGGggtaaaaaaacgaatatttCTCCCCCCGGCGCCCACGCGATGCctattgttttctttagcaAAGACCGCCCTATATGTTTCCCCCCACGGCGCGCACGCAGCGCTGGGGCCAGCAGCCGGCAATGCGCACCGGTCCCGCATACGCGACACCTTACAACATCCAGCTCGCTCAACAGCGCGCGGCGCGCATGAACGTACCGCGGCATCCCGGCATGGGGCAACCCCGTCAGCCTTACAACCAGGGGCCTCAGTCGGCGCGCGGAGGTGCTGGTCAAtacggcgccgccgccgcggcgcaATACggcgcttcgtcgtctcagCAACCAACCGGGCAGCCCGCTGCTGTCGCTGCCGCGCAGCAACAGGCGGCGCAGCGTGGGTATTCCATGCAGCagcaggcggcggcggcggcggcggcgcagcAGCGTCCTGCCGCGGCTGGAGGCGCTGCTGGGCCGTATAGGTATacgccgacggcgaggaaTGAGCCGAGTCAGTCTGCGGCGGGGGTTCCTGGTGGGGATCAAGGCGGTTCCGCCGCTGCTGGCGCGGGAGCCGGGGGACAAGGGCAGCCGGCGGCGGTTCGCGTTGGGAATCAGGCGCCGCTCACTTCGGAGCGTCTCGCCGCGGCGAATCCTTCCGATCAGAAACAGATGCTCGGGGAAAGATTGTTTCCTCTGATACATGGCGGTTATCCTGAATTGGCTGGGAAAATTACAGGTAATCGTTTGTATTTGGAGTTTTTAATTAgatctattttattttctaagGCATGTTGCTTGAGATGGATAATTCTGATTTGTTGCACATGTTGGATGCGCCTGAGTTGCTTGATAGTAAGGTGGAAGAGGCTGTCAGCGTGCTGAAAGCGCATCAGCAACGAGAACAGGCGACCCAGGTTGCAGAAGATGGTGAATAGAGAACGGACGCTCGCTTGACTGACGCGGTGGAACAGAATTTTTGTGTTTATGTATGTCTGTTGtctgaataaaaaaaaagcgttttttggTGGAATAGGTTAGTCCGGGATTTTTATGCGGGTAATGGCGGCGGAAGGTAACTCGTCTTTTCCGCCCGTTTCTCCGAAACCGGCTTCGATACCGTTTCAACCGACCAGCCAATTGGTGCAAGAGACTGCCTTTGAAGATTTCCGCGGGTCAAACCAAGCAGAACAGACCGcttcaacgagaaaagaGCCGTCGAGCATCGCGACcgaagaaacgaagcgtttcgacgcaCCGGAGACCGAATATCGACCGTCCTTAGCAGAAACAtacaacgaagaagacgacgaagactcgTACGACCCCTTTTACGGTAAACAAATAGaggagagacagagagagagGCTCGAGTAAAACATCGGTTCAGCGGAGtctggaaaaaaatcgaaagcgaaatcgTACGAAAGAGACAGTaggagaacgagaaagaatcGTAACTGTGGCAAATGCGATGCGTGCTTGAGAACGTTTGACTGTCGCAAGTGTAAATTTTGCAAGGTGGGACACGAAAAGTCGACTTTAGAAGATCTATTGTAGTCTGAATATTTGCCTAGGATATGCCTAAGTATGGGGGAATTGGAACGAAACGGCAGAAATGTTTGTTTAGACAGTGTCAGGTTTTATCGACGGTAAGAACACCGAGAGTTTTCGAGGGGGCTCTAGGTCTTCTATTTCTGTGACTCCAGCTGCTGGAGCGGGATAAGGAGGCGTGGAAAGAATATCAGGAATTAAAAGGGAATAGAGGAGTTCAAAAGTCCAGTCATACAGACCACTTGTACGTCGAAACTACCCCTCGTGCCAtcgaacaaagaaaaagtccaaagcctaagaaaaagaagcccAAAATCTCAAAGGTATGTAGAccatattattaattatactTCCAATTATTTATCTTCTTTTAGCCgccgcgaaacgaaaagcgcTCTTCTTCCGTTTCGGACGAATGGtggaacgacgtcgcattcggctcgcgaacgacgcgacgaacgcaGAACTATTGGACGGAGATGTTGAGCgcggaagaggagagacgaCCCCAGTGCATCCAGTGCCTCGGTCCCGGCTGCGTTTTCGCAGCACGACCTCGATCTAAGTACTGCAGCGACGAGTGCGGCATCAAGCTGGCGGAGAGGCAAGACTGAGGAAAACGAGgtttattttcattttttttttcttagacgGCTGCGGCGTTTTATTCCTGAGAAATTGGGCGATGGTCGCGAGGTGACTTCTGTCGCTGACGAGAAGGCAGCCGAGAAACTGGAAGCAATTTCAGAAAAGCGAAAGGTAAGGAGAAGATGCCCCTGACATATCttatatctatctatctattcTCCTTAGACTATTCACAGCAAACTGGAGGATCTCGAGAGGCAAAGGCTTCAACTGGAGGAAATAATTCAAAAGACTCGTTCAATGCCCATCGAAGAAGAGAGCGAGGTACAGTAGTGCCTATAGAATAGACGCACGTCCAATGATTTCTTTGCTAGGCGTTTGACGGAGAGGACGGGGGAGACGGGGATATGCACGTCTATTGCGTGACGTGCGGTCGCGCGATCGCCTTCAAAAAGGCGACCGTTCACATGGAACGATGTTTCATGAAAGTACAACGAATTTTTATATCATATTATATGACTTCGTTGGAcgtttttcctctttctctttccaagGTCGAAAGTGGAATTACGTTCGCTTCTGCTTTCAAAACGCGCTCCGAAGGGTACGTGAAAACGACTCGGAGTCTTATTCtcacgcgaaaaaaacgctgtccctttttttctcctcagAGAGAGCATCTTTTGCGACTATTTCATTCGCAAGAGCAAAACGTATTGCAAACGCTTACGAGTTCTCTGCCCCGAACATCGTAGAGAACGAAAGGTGACGCGCCCTTCGCCACCACAATATTGAGCGCACCTgtataataattataataataataggtGGGCCGGGACGAGGTGTGCGGCTGTCCCCTGACGGAGAACTTTTCCGTCGAAAGTGGAGAATTCTGTCGGCTACGCAAATCGCTCTGTCCGCACCATCCCAGCTGGGAAAAGACTCGTCGAGCGTTGATTGACTTGCAGAAAGTTCAACTGGTAAGTATACGGAGGGGGGAGGCGTGGGTATATAGACGTCCGTTGGTTCCCATACACTTCCCTCTAACGTCATCGCGATTGCTCTACTTCCACGcaatcttttcctttgtttaTGCTACGGTTGCTTCCTCGACCGGAAAAGTAGAATTCACCACGCGCGTTCCTGcctacgtacgtacgtacgtacgtacgtacgccCCTTCGAGTTGTGAGGATAAGGATATCCGCACTAAGTTCTACTATTACGCACTGCTTAGTCTACTGTCCCACGCAAGCGGATCTCCGAAAAGGGAAGTCCTGCTTGCAGCTTGCGTTGCCTGTCGCAACGATGATGCATCAAGTTTTGGGAATAGAGCGTGATCTCATTGGTGACTAATCTTTTGTCACGTGCAGTGGCTCAAGCTCGAGGAGACGAACGAAAAGGAACACATACTGAAGGGCCAAGTGGCCCAGCGAAAGGGCGTACACGGTCTTTTACTGCATGACACAATATGCCACACGTCGTAAGCGCGTGAGATCATGAAAGATTCAATTTGCTTTGATTTCGCAATCGTTTGTTGGTGGGCGGATCTACTCTCGACGTCATCCCACACCCGAACGCCGATTGGTCGATCGCCAATTCACGCCAGGGTACGCAATACGAGGGCGTCGTTGCGTTGCAAAACAACGGTACAGTTTCACCATGGCCAactcgacgacaacgacgtttCATTGCTGAGCCTTACGTCACCACGACGACAACGGGCTCGAGCAACGATACGTCGTTTTGAGAGATCCGATAACGAGAGCGAGAACGcgagaggagagagagagacgcgacgaagaacgacaGGGACTCCCGAATGAGCTGGCATGACGAAACACCATCCGAACAACCCCCATCGGGCCCCGACGTAGCCGCCGTTCATCGTCTCGGTCCCTACATCGTCCCCGCGTCGCCGTCAGACGtccgaaaatcgtcgaaatcgtcgacgcggaaGCCCGAGTGCGTTCGCACGGCGAAACGCGTGCCACCGTCGCGCCTATTCGACTTTCTCAAGCCCTACGCGCAACTGGCGTCGcacgcgaacgcgaacgcgccgcgcgaaatcgttcgcgtcgacgacgaagcgttcgtcgtttttcgaatcggcgtcgacgtcaaatttgcACGCGTTCTTGCGCGAACGAAAGCAACTCGGCGAGCGTCAGGCGGTGCCGCTAtttcgtcaaatcgtcgccgtcgtcgcgcacTGTCACGataacggcgtcgtcgtgcgcgaTATCAAGCTGCAAagattcgctttcgtcgatcgcgatcggtGCGTAACGCgtcctcttttctttttttttttcgattcgCTAAGCGTGACTTCCGCCTCGCGCGGGGCCCCTTTGCGTTGTTAGCATTCCTAAACGGCGTCTTCCGGATCcgcgcacgcacgcacgcactaTAATCATAACGATAGTAGGCGCGGTTTCCCCAAAAAACAATCGTTTACGGGGGCGTGACTCGAAATGAATGTCCACCTCGAGCTCTTTTTCGGTGGGGGGGTAGCCCAAGCCTTATTAGTAGTTTACCATTCCTGTGGGTTGCTTGGGGGCATTTGATTCCCACAAATTAATGAACAATATTTTCCCCCCCTTTGCTTGCAGATCTATTCTCAAGCTAATGTCGCTGGACGACGCCGTTGCTTTGGAATggccgttcgacgacgatcgtttgaGTGACAAGCACGGCTGCCCGGCGTACGCGAGCCCAGAGATCGTTCATCCAAGTCAGGAACCGTACTCGGgtcgcgccgccgacgtgTGGAGCCTCGGCGTCATACTCTATACGGATGCTCGTCGGAAGTATCCCTTCTACGATACGAATCCTACGACCATGTTCAGTCTAATACGCGAGGGCCAGTTCGAATTGCCGCACCATCTCTCGCACATGGCCAAGAGTTTGATATCGAATATGCTTCGACGTGAGCCGTCGCATCGGCTGTCGGCGCGCGCTCTACTCGACCATCGTGGTTTTATAAACAGGACGGGTCCAGTTCGATTGCGGTGCGCGTAAGCGGCCGTGGATCAAACGGTGCCGGAAAATTATGCCGATACACCGTCGATGGTTTTAGCACGATTCAACGGAGCCACctaatctctctctctccctctcaTCCATCATCATAGCATTttgtaaataattattttaattgactATATGTCTTGATGgagttctctctctctctctctctctctctattggTGTGCTGTTCAAAGCTTTGCTGTTATTCCGGCCAGGTCACTTTGTATAAAAAGGACGATGTTTATACATATATATGGTAGTTTCATTTTTTAAACCTGTGTACGCGCACATTGAATCGCGTGGGTGTGGTCTTTCTGCAACAGTTCTCAGAACTCGTCCGACCGCTTCCGGGTTCTACAACACCTGTTTTCCCATATTAGGAACGCAGCCCACCCCGGACGTCGGGAAAAGGCCCCGGAGTTTCCACACGGGATCGACGAACGTGGGTCGCGTCGCGCGCATCTTGCTTGGACGTTAGCGCAGAGGCGAGGGGAGGGGAGACGCACGCTCTCCAATGgatttcgacgcgaaatcgGCCGTAAActcgttcgtcgccgcgacgcgCGCCGatctcgcgtcgacgtcgacgccgtcgcgcttTCCAGCCGAAATGCAGCCGTTTCGGCAGAACGTCGAACAAGTGCAGGAGGTGAAAccctttttttcgtttacCCCCGACGGGGGACCCTTCGTCGATCTTTCCATCTCGCGGCGTGCAGATTCTCGAAGCCGATCGGCACAGCTTGAAAAAGTCATTGAAGGCGTTGAAAGACATCCAGAAAACGGGCGCACCGTGAGAGTCGCGCGAGAGAAACGGGCACCACGCCCCTCTTTCTCATTTCTCTCAcacgacgttttctctctcgcacGAAGGCCACGTAGGCTTCGACGTCCAATTCGCCGACGCGCTGGAGAAAATCGGCAACACGGCGTTGCGCTACGATCCGAAAATCGGTCCGATAAGTCGTCCTatcgccttttctttgtttcacTTTCGCGCGATATCCCTTTCCTTCGTCAGGCACNNNNNNNNNNNNNNNNNNNNNNNNNNNNNNNNNNNNNNNNNNNNNNNNNNNNNNNNNNNNNNNNNNNNNNNNNNNNNNNNNNNNNNNNNNNNNNNNNNNNNNNNNNNNNNNNNNNNNNNNNNNNNNNNNNNNNNNNNNNNNNNNNNNNNNNNNNNNNNNNNNNNNNNNNNNNNNNNNNNNNNNNNNNNNNNNNNNNNNNNTAACGTTCTCTTGCACTGTCCACATGAccgttttatttattattttaggCGATTGCGCAAGGTCTTTCAGAAGCGATACTGTCAAGTCAAGGACGGTCGTTTTACCATGGGTCATGGATCGGTAGGGAGACGAGGATTGCTACGTCATCTCGGGGTTCATTTGttcgttagaatcaaacgcCTTCGGCTACTTTTGATCTACTGACGTCACAAGTGAAAGTAAGAGCAACCAAATAGAGACTCCCTGAATaagaatcttttttttcaggaagcGCCGGATACGGACGGCAAAAAGAATTGTTTCAATTTGGTGACACGTGAGTCAACGTCCCCCATCAATGTCGACTAATAATAAATCGCTTTTAGCGGCCGGCAATAGGACGTACCTTTTCTCAGCTGAAAGTCCCATGGAAAGAGAATCGTAAGTCGACTTCTTTTACACGGAATTattgttatttttttattactAAGGTGGCTCTCTGTAATTCGAAATTGGAACAAGAAGCTgttagaaaataaattcgacgaatttgcCGAGGCAAATTGACTGCACCTAAaaatttcattaattaattttcagTATAAATTTTGCAGCATCACGTCGCTCAGCCTGCAGTAAAAACCATGACCGAAGTAAGAAACGCAAACCCATTGGCTAATAACAATGATATAAACGGGTTAATAAATTATCAGCTCGTTGCTGGAGTAATTGAAAAAGTCAAGACGCTTCCCGGAAATGACGTGTGCTGCGACTGCTCGGAAAAAAGTAGGATTTTTGAAATGGGGTTAGTTGAAAGATTAATGCCTAGTGCAGATCCGACGTGGCTTTCTCATAATCTTGGCgttctcacgtgcattggCTGTTCGGGTATTCACCGCGAAATAGGCGTACAATACTCGCGAGTCGTTTCCATTCAACTGGacaatttgacgacgtcaaaattaaTTGTAAGTGATGTATTCTTCGAAAGGAACGAAATTGGGTATTTTTTGGTGGGGATTTTAGATTGCTCGTTCCGTTGGAAATCAAGCCTTCAATGATATCATGGAGGCCAATCTGAGCGTGGACAGACCCTCTCCGGACAGTGGCATGTCAGTGAATCTCGAGATCCAaagctctctctctctgtaaaggaatttatttatttatttgtaggGGAACGCGACGCGAGTTCATCAATGCGAAATACGTTCAACATCGCTTCATACAGAAAGCAGTGGGCGACGAACAGGCTCTACTGCGCGTGAGTTTTTCCTCCTCGCGTGCATTTGCGACTGGTAGTAGTAGTGGTGCCGTCTCTTTTGGTAGTTTCTAGCCAAAGCCATCTCGTCGAAGGACATATTCGCGCTATTGCAGGCGTTCGGAGAGGGCGCCGACTTGTGCGCTCCTCTTCCTGATTCGGTAGATGGGACGCATAGGCGTGCGTGTAGAGTCAATAGAGAATATTGTGTAGGAAACGGGCGAAACTGTTCTCCACTACGCCGTCTCGCAGGATGACGGGACGTCGCTTCACATCGTAGATTTTATCATATGGAACATGTTAgggatttttcttcttcttcctctttgttttttttctctacgcGTTGACTTTTTAGATGGGATCGCAATAATTTGAGTCGGCAGGATGCCGCCGGCAACACGCCGCTTCATCTCGCCGTTCGACAGGGAAAGCTTCAGTGCGTCAAGCTTCTCCTGCGCGGCGGCGCGAACGTGAATATCGCCAATAAGGACGGATTCA contains:
- the LOC136197902 gene encoding polyadenylate-binding protein 1-like produces the protein MNAQQSAGFPAQQSSAHASLYVGDLSQDITEAMLYEKFSQAGPVLSIRVCRDIVTRHSLGYAYVNFQKPDDAERALDTLNYEPIKGVPMRIMWSQRDPSLRRSGVGNIFIKNLDKSIDNKALYDTFSAFGNILSCKVVNDPTGASKGYGFVHFEMQEAADKAITKVNGMLLNDKKVYVSHFMNRRERLEKLGQQAKKFTNVYVKNFPEEYDEEQFRELFETYGTIVSLKLMSDMSTGKSKGFGFVSFESHDAAQNAVDDMNGKEIEGKKIYAGRAQKKSERQQELRARFEQLRQERINRYQGVNLYIKNLDDEVDDEKLRTEFSPYGTITSAKVMVDDKLRSKGFGFVCFSSPEEATKAVTEMNGRIIVTKPLYVALAQRREERRAQLTAHYMQRVGPAQYRGMPQGGQLVGGFPQAFPMQFQGFGQRPPYMFPPTARTQRWGQQPAMRTGPAYATPYNIQLAQQRAARMNVPRHPGMGQPRQPYNQGPQSARGGAGQYGAAAAAQYGASSSQQPTGQPAAVAAAQQQAAQRGYSMQQQAAAAAAAQQRPAAAGGAAGPYRYTPTARNEPSQSAAGVPGGDQGGSAAAGAGAGGQGQPAAVRVGNQAPLTSERLAAANPSDQKQMLGERLFPLIHGGYPELAGKITGMLLEMDNSDLLHMLDAPELLDSKVEEAVSVLKAHQQREQATQVAEDGE
- the LOC136197906 gene encoding CXXC-type zinc finger protein 1-like; the encoded protein is MRVMAAEGNSSFPPVSPKPASIPFQPTSQLVQETAFEDFRGSNQAEQTASTRKEPSSIATEETKRFDAPETEYRPSLAETYNEEDDEDSYDPFYAESGKKSKAKSYERDSRRTRKNRNCGKCDACLRTFDCRKCKFCKDMPKYGGIGTKRQKCLFRQCQVLSTLLERDKEAWKEYQELKGNRGVQKSSHTDHLYVETTPRAIEQRKSPKPKKKKPKISKPPRNEKRSSSVSDEWWNDVAFGSRTTRRTQNYWTEMLSAEEERRPQCIQCLGPGCVFAARPRSKYCSDECGIKLAERRLRRFIPEKLGDGREVTSVADEKAAEKLEAISEKRKTIHSKLEDLERQRLQLEEIIQKTRSMPIEEESEAFDGEDGGDGDMHVYCVTCGRAIAFKKATVHMERCFMKVESGITFASAFKTRSEGESIFCDYFIRKSKTYCKRLRVLCPEHRRERKVGRDEVCGCPLTENFSVESGEFCRLRKSLCPHHPSWEKTRRALIDLQKVQLWLKLEETNEKEHILKGQVAQRKGVHGLLLHDTICHTS
- the LOC136198126 gene encoding LOW QUALITY PROTEIN: tribbles homolog 2-like (The sequence of the model RefSeq protein was modified relative to this genomic sequence to represent the inferred CDS: deleted 1 base in 1 codon), translating into MSWHDETPSEQPPSGPDVAAVHRLGPYIVPASPSDVRKSSKSSTRKPECVRTAKRVPPSRLFDFLKPYAQLASHANANAPREIVRVDDEAFVFFESASTSNLHAFLRERKQLGERQAVPLFRQIVAVVAHCHDNGVVVRDIKLQRFAFVDRDRSILKLMSLDDAVALEWPFDDDRLSDKHGCPAYASPEIVHPSQEPYSGRAADVWSLGVILYTDARRKYPFYDTNPTTMFSLIREGQFELPHHLSHMAKSLISNMLRREPSHRLSARALLDHRGFINRTGPVRLRCA